A stretch of the Parachlamydia acanthamoebae genome encodes the following:
- the lysS gene encoding lysine--tRNA ligase, which yields MSITPEYLQHEEYQNRKRKLGEIRELGIDPYPASYKPQDTAQKLQTTYGHSAIGHSEDAAAGSTQTASVAGRLILFRAMGKNAFGHIQDASGRIQIMFNRDLTQVTGYTPQGEEALSPFKFIEKKIDLGDIIGIEGNLFHTNKGELTIFAKRVTLLCKTLLPLPDKHAGLSDKEQRYRKRWLDLIANEHVKNTFLLRTQILRFVRKFLDDAHFTEVETPILQSVYGGAEARPFLTKLNALDQEMFMRISLEPSLKKLIVGGIDRVYEIGKVFRNEGIDRSHNPEFTLMEAYASYWDYKDMMVFCENLFEKMALHLYGTTEVPALSLETQQPIKIDFKAPWKRLTMKESLIEYAKINPDDLTDQEMREMLLASETCDPKKITPLTRGLLIAALFETFVEQHLIQPHHITDHPIETAILCKPKANEEGLIERFESFVLGGEICNAYSELNDPELQRKLFDEQSKRRDSGDEEASPVDEEFIEAIHQGMPPTGGIGIGIDRLVMLLTNEHSIRDVLYFPWMKPQ from the coding sequence ATGTCGATTACACCTGAGTATCTCCAGCATGAAGAATATCAAAATCGTAAAAGAAAGCTTGGAGAAATTCGAGAATTAGGAATTGATCCTTATCCAGCTTCCTATAAACCTCAAGATACAGCACAAAAACTCCAGACCACTTATGGCCATTCAGCAATTGGTCACAGTGAGGATGCGGCTGCTGGATCTACTCAAACAGCCTCTGTAGCTGGACGTTTAATTTTATTTAGAGCTATGGGAAAAAATGCTTTTGGTCATATTCAAGATGCATCAGGACGTATACAAATCATGTTCAATCGCGATCTCACCCAAGTGACTGGTTACACACCACAGGGAGAAGAAGCTTTAAGTCCCTTTAAATTTATTGAAAAGAAAATTGACTTAGGCGACATCATCGGTATTGAAGGAAATCTTTTCCATACGAATAAAGGGGAACTCACGATTTTTGCAAAACGTGTGACTCTGCTTTGTAAAACACTCCTTCCTCTACCTGATAAACATGCTGGATTAAGTGACAAGGAACAAAGATACCGAAAAAGATGGCTTGATCTAATCGCCAATGAGCACGTAAAAAATACATTCCTTCTGCGCACACAGATTCTCCGTTTTGTACGGAAATTCCTTGATGATGCCCACTTCACTGAAGTTGAAACCCCCATCCTCCAAAGTGTGTATGGAGGTGCAGAAGCACGTCCTTTCTTGACTAAACTCAACGCTCTCGATCAAGAAATGTTCATGCGCATTTCGTTAGAACCTTCTTTGAAAAAATTGATTGTCGGGGGAATAGACCGCGTTTACGAAATTGGAAAAGTTTTCCGTAATGAAGGGATTGACCGCAGCCACAATCCAGAATTCACATTAATGGAAGCCTATGCTTCTTATTGGGATTACAAAGATATGATGGTTTTCTGTGAGAATCTTTTCGAGAAAATGGCCCTCCACCTCTACGGAACAACGGAAGTACCTGCACTTTCACTCGAGACACAACAACCGATTAAAATCGATTTTAAAGCTCCTTGGAAACGTCTCACGATGAAAGAAAGTTTAATCGAGTACGCCAAAATCAATCCTGACGATCTTACTGATCAAGAAATGCGTGAAATGCTTTTGGCAAGTGAAACATGTGATCCTAAAAAAATTACCCCCCTCACAAGAGGTCTTCTGATCGCTGCACTATTTGAAACATTTGTTGAGCAACATTTGATTCAGCCCCATCATATAACGGATCACCCAATCGAGACTGCTATTCTGTGCAAACCAAAAGCGAATGAAGAAGGATTAATTGAAAGATTTGAGAGTTTTGTTTTGGGAGGAGAAATTTGCAATGCCTACTCCGAGCTGAATGACCCGGAACTGCAAAGAAAACTTTTTGATGAACAATCAAAACGCAGAGATTCTGGGGATGAAGAAGCCAGTCCTGTTGATGAAGAGTTCATCGAAGCTATTCACCAAGGTATGCCACCAACTGGTGGGATTGGTATTGGAATTGACCGTTTAGTGATGCTTTTAACAAATGAGCACTCTATCCGTGATGTCTTGTATTTTCCTTGGATGAAGCCCCAATAA
- the sctJ gene encoding type III secretion system inner membrane ring lipoprotein SctJ — MKNTIVKIVYLFISLFLLTSCSSERTIVHGIREQDANEIIVFLNSKNIESTKVESSEGGGTGPQKAVLWDIQVPENKAMDAMSFLDEEGLPRKHQESLLDIFGSSSLVPSETQERIRYQAGLAQQIANTIKEIDGVIDANVMISFPEENPITGTTSGPITASVYIKHNGILDDPNSQLRSKIRQLVAASVTGLKYDNVTIIGERAAITEQPFRMHSNALQLENIWSIDLAKESVSRFRFIFFSLLFLNLILLFCLIGLIWKLYPILKKFIFSDYLSSKQLDLKQKEPSVVNEDAKKNSEIKKEH; from the coding sequence ATGAAAAATACCATTGTTAAAATTGTCTATCTATTTATTTCATTGTTTCTTTTAACAAGTTGTTCATCTGAAAGAACAATTGTTCATGGAATTAGAGAGCAAGACGCAAATGAAATTATCGTTTTTTTGAATAGCAAAAATATTGAATCGACAAAAGTTGAAAGTTCAGAAGGCGGCGGAACTGGACCTCAAAAAGCCGTTCTTTGGGATATCCAAGTTCCCGAAAATAAAGCCATGGATGCGATGAGCTTTTTGGATGAGGAAGGGCTTCCAAGAAAGCATCAAGAAAGTTTACTCGATATTTTTGGGTCTTCGAGTCTTGTTCCTTCCGAAACGCAGGAAAGAATTCGATATCAGGCAGGATTAGCGCAACAGATTGCCAATACAATTAAAGAGATCGATGGTGTGATCGATGCAAATGTGATGATTTCTTTTCCAGAAGAAAATCCCATTACAGGGACGACATCTGGACCTATCACAGCTTCTGTTTACATCAAACATAACGGGATTTTAGATGATCCAAATAGTCAACTAAGGTCTAAAATTCGACAGCTTGTTGCGGCGAGTGTGACGGGATTAAAATATGATAATGTAACCATTATTGGAGAACGAGCTGCAATTACTGAACAACCTTTCCGGATGCATTCAAATGCATTGCAATTGGAAAATATTTGGTCGATCGATCTTGCAAAAGAATCAGTATCACGATTTCGTTTTATTTTCTTTTCGCTTTTATTTCTAAATTTAATTCTTCTCTTTTGTCTGATAGGGTTGATTTGGAAATTATATCCTATTTTAAAAAAGTTTATTTTCTCAGATTATTTGTCTTCTAAGCAGCTTGATCTCAAGCAAAAAGAACCTAGCGTTGTCAATGAAGATGCTAAAAAGAACTCTGAAATAAAAAAAGAGCATTAA
- a CDS encoding HdeD family acid-resistance protein, which translates to MDEKYGLGYRFQEFDQIRRNWTGFLAIGILLIIIGSAAIGFSVFTTLFSIFILGAFLASAGILQIIQSFWARKWSGLFLSAALGILYLVTGVICFARPTSSAIALTLLIAAFCLISGLVKMFNAIVLRFSQWGWVFFNGLITFILGILILSDWPVSGLWVIGLFVGIDILLLGWTWVLLALSAKKSES; encoded by the coding sequence ATGGATGAAAAATATGGACTCGGGTACAGGTTCCAGGAATTCGATCAAATTCGTCGAAATTGGACCGGTTTTCTTGCAATAGGCATTTTATTGATTATTATCGGTAGTGCGGCAATTGGATTTTCAGTTTTTACAACTCTTTTTTCTATCTTTATTCTGGGTGCTTTCTTGGCTTCGGCTGGTATCCTTCAAATTATTCAAAGTTTTTGGGCTAGAAAATGGAGCGGCTTGTTCCTTTCCGCGGCTCTTGGGATTCTATATCTTGTGACAGGAGTAATTTGTTTTGCTAGGCCCACTTCAAGTGCTATAGCATTAACTCTTTTGATAGCAGCTTTTTGCTTAATTAGTGGACTAGTCAAAATGTTTAATGCGATCGTACTTCGCTTTTCTCAGTGGGGCTGGGTTTTCTTTAATGGTTTAATCACTTTTATTTTGGGTATTTTAATTTTATCCGATTGGCCTGTATCAGGTTTATGGGTGATTGGATTGTTTGTAGGAATTGACATTTTGCTCTTAGGTTGGACATGGGTTCTCTTAGCTCTATCAGCCAAAAAGAGTGAAAGCTAG
- a CDS encoding 4Fe-4S dicluster domain-containing protein, producing MDRQHFFASAFRKIVSSGLSLIEDHPIVKKLESMADETQKVRPPGASSSERTFQELCTGCDACMAACPANAIYIEDLEKRHPLLYPQRQPCLHCSDYPCMKVCEPQALSLTNGTELRELL from the coding sequence ATGGATCGTCAGCATTTCTTTGCATCAGCTTTTAGGAAGATTGTTTCCAGTGGACTGAGTTTAATTGAAGACCATCCCATAGTGAAAAAATTGGAATCCATGGCAGACGAAACACAAAAAGTCCGCCCGCCAGGAGCTTCCTCTTCCGAAAGAACTTTCCAAGAATTATGTACAGGCTGTGATGCATGCATGGCAGCCTGTCCGGCAAATGCCATCTATATAGAAGATTTGGAAAAAAGGCATCCTTTGCTCTATCCGCAAAGGCAACCCTGCTTGCATTGTTCAGATTATCCTTGCATGAAAGTGTGTGAACCGCAAGCTCTATCTTTGACAAATGGGACTGAATTGCGAGAGCTGCTTTAA
- the cysS gene encoding cysteine--tRNA ligase, with translation MTFVDTKHLSLNFTNCPIQLFNTEKRVKETLVAEKGQITLYTCGPTVYNFAHIGNFRTYVFEDLLRRTLKFFGLKVKQVMNLTDVDDKTIKGAIAKGITLNAFTQPYKDAFFQDLATLHIEPAEVYPAATDYIQPMIEMIQTLIDKGFAYKGQDGSIYYAIRKFPRYGCLSHLKLDELKVGASERVAADEYDKENVSDFVLWKNYDPQRDGEIYWDSPFGPGRPGWHLECSAMAMQLLGDTIDIHVGGVDNMFPHHENEIAQSEACSGKTFVKHWMHAEHLIVDGKKMSKSMGNFYTLRDLLAKGFSGVEVRYMLLQTHYKTQLNFTFEGLDAVRHSLRRVQDFIRRVQEIKGSADSGSVAPVIERTLYAFAKALADDLNISVALAALFEMIREINTLCDKGLVGDSEAAEILDFLQKINQVLAIFTFEVQAEQIPQELQDALEQRNIARQNKNWSEADRLRDLIHSHGYIIEDSVKGARLKKIKRSTK, from the coding sequence ATGACATTTGTGGATACCAAGCATTTATCATTAAATTTCACAAACTGCCCAATTCAACTATTTAACACTGAGAAACGTGTCAAAGAAACCTTGGTCGCAGAAAAGGGGCAAATCACATTGTATACATGTGGACCCACCGTGTATAACTTTGCACACATCGGAAACTTTAGAACCTATGTGTTTGAAGATTTGTTGAGAAGAACTTTGAAATTTTTTGGTTTGAAAGTTAAACAGGTGATGAATTTGACTGATGTTGATGATAAAACCATTAAAGGGGCTATTGCTAAAGGAATTACGCTAAATGCCTTTACACAGCCTTATAAAGATGCTTTTTTTCAAGATCTTGCAACTTTGCACATTGAACCTGCCGAAGTTTACCCGGCTGCCACTGACTATATCCAGCCGATGATTGAGATGATTCAAACACTCATCGATAAAGGATTTGCCTATAAAGGGCAAGATGGCAGCATTTATTACGCTATTCGAAAGTTTCCTCGCTATGGATGCTTGTCTCATCTTAAATTAGATGAGTTGAAGGTTGGTGCATCGGAACGGGTGGCTGCAGATGAATATGACAAAGAAAACGTATCAGATTTTGTCTTGTGGAAAAATTATGATCCGCAGAGAGATGGAGAAATTTATTGGGATAGCCCCTTTGGTCCTGGCCGTCCCGGATGGCACTTAGAATGCTCAGCCATGGCCATGCAATTGTTGGGAGATACCATTGATATCCATGTGGGTGGGGTTGATAATATGTTCCCTCACCATGAAAATGAAATTGCGCAATCTGAAGCATGTTCAGGAAAGACATTTGTTAAGCACTGGATGCATGCTGAGCACTTGATTGTGGATGGGAAGAAAATGTCTAAGAGTATGGGAAATTTCTATACGCTGAGAGATCTCTTAGCCAAAGGATTTTCAGGTGTCGAAGTACGTTACATGCTTTTGCAAACGCATTATAAAACACAGTTGAATTTTACTTTTGAGGGACTGGACGCTGTTCGGCACAGCTTAAGAAGAGTGCAGGATTTTATCAGACGAGTGCAAGAGATCAAGGGATCTGCAGACTCGGGATCAGTGGCACCAGTCATCGAAAGAACGCTCTATGCATTTGCTAAAGCTCTAGCGGATGATCTCAACATTTCTGTTGCATTAGCCGCTTTGTTTGAAATGATTCGAGAAATCAATACTTTGTGTGATAAGGGGCTTGTGGGAGATTCTGAAGCTGCAGAAATTTTAGATTTTCTGCAAAAAATTAATCAGGTTCTGGCCATTTTTACATTCGAAGTGCAAGCAGAGCAGATTCCTCAAGAATTACAAGACGCGCTTGAACAGCGCAATATTGCTCGACAGAATAAAAACTGGTCTGAAGCTGATCGATTGAGAGATTTGATTCATTCTCATGGATATATCATTGAAGACTCTGTTAAAGGGGCAAGGTTAAAAAAAATAAAAAGGTCTACTAAATGA